A single window of Gossypium hirsutum isolate 1008001.06 chromosome A10, Gossypium_hirsutum_v2.1, whole genome shotgun sequence DNA harbors:
- the LOC107896912 gene encoding putative disease resistance protein RGA3 produces MAEGILFNLAGDVVEGLASLAAQELRVAWGFKDEINKLSKTASVIRAVLRDAEDHRNHNNHQLTLWLKELKDVLYDVEDLLDDFSTEALRRKLVAGNDTVKEVRLFFSKSNQLAYSLKMGHKVKALRERLDAIVADRANFHLTNHPLELPIEVRERDQTHSFVRAQEIIGRDYDKKKIVKLLLESKAKENVSIVPIVGIGGLGKTTLAKMLFNDENVVKHFELKMWVCVSEKFELKVIVQNISEAATESKPDKELQMQTLQNRLRDNIDGKKYLLVLDDVWNDDLEKWLSLKTLLLDGAKGSWIVVTTRSEAVARITGTVSSHLLRGLSRSESWSLLKQMACKEESLESNGSRLKAIGMEIADKCGGVPLALRAIGRVLYKKAEVEWVKVKDNVHKYIARPESGILPILKLSYDHLPPHLKQCFAYCSLIPKDTKFGVKRLIRYWMAQGFIQPTSGNDDDLEDVGHEYFKDLLWRYFFQADEEDEDSGNVECFIMHDLMHDLACSVAATECCVAILEAENVNERTRHASFEDRLYFSHGIPTTLLKATRVRSFIQINSGHMDLSFNQKKGGHMGLSTCSALISNFKYLRNLDLSSLAIKKLPHSIGELKHLRDLDLSGNRDIRKLPGSLCRLQNLQTLDLFGCWSLENLPSKTSRLVSLMHLNIRQCTNLCYMLRGLGKLTCLQTLCKFVVGKKKGREVCGLRELQGLNNLKGELGVSCLENAGIPELRSTYLKDKLNLKSLEFKWSRWSWTRREDEMVLECLQPPPNLEILKVEGYAGTKLSSWLSSMTMMNVTQLTLKNCTKCKHLPPLHRLSSLKLLKLSRLVALENVSETEMQKELFSAKPTTIFFPSLEELWIRDCPNLKGWWRPGDVGEASNAQRPCFPCLSELHIYMCPNLTSMPLFPSIETLYLKETRWKPLIQPTIKMKSATLKLAPSSSCSIFTPFCKLETLWLKDMEELDSLPDEFLQNLTSLWDLRIERCFNLTSMPEGMHCLTSLKHLKISTCPQLRERCRRDIGADWPNISHIKGFRLIPHGLIG; encoded by the coding sequence ATGGCAGAGGGCATTCTGTTCAATCTTGCTGGAGATGTGGTGGAGGGCCTGGCATCATTAGCAGCACAAGAGCTTCGAGTGGCATGGGGTTTCAAGGACGAAATCAATAAGCTCTCCAAAACTGCTTCGGTTATCAGAGCAGTGCTACGTGATGCGGAAGATCATCGCAACCATAACAATCATCAACTAACTCTGTGGCTCAAGGAGCTCAAGGATGTGCTTTACGATGTGGAAGATTTGTTGGACGATTTCTCTACTGAAGCTCTTCGGCGGAAATTAGTAGCAGGCAATGACACGGTGAAAGAGGTACGCCTTTTCTTCTCCAAATCAAACCAACTTGCTTATAGTCTCAAGATGGGTCATAAAGTTAAAGCCCTTAGAGAGAGACTAGATGCCATTGTAGCTGATAGAGCCAATTTTCACCTCACTAACCACCCCCTAGAGCTACCAATTGAAGTTAGGGAGAGGGACCAAACACATTCCTTTGTGCGTGCACAAGAAATAATTGGAAGAGAttatgataaaaagaaaattgtGAAACTACTGCTCGAATCCAAAGCTAAAGAAAATGTTTCAATTGTTCCTATTGTTGGGATCGGAGGGTTAGGAAAGACCACATTAGCTAAAATGCTGTTCAATGATGAAAACGTGGTGAAGCATTTTGAGCTAAAAATGTGGGTCTGTGTCTCAGAGAAGTTTGAGTTAAAAGTCATTGTGCAAAACATCAGCGAGGCTGCAACTGAAAGCAAACCTGATAAGGAACTTCAGATGCAAACACTGCAAAATCGTCTTCGAGACAACATTGATGGAAAGAAGTACTTGCTAGTTCTTGATGATGTGTGGAATGACGACCTTGAAAAGTGGCTTAGCTTGaaaactttgctcttagatggtGCCAAGGGAAGTTGGATTGTTGTCACTACACGTAGTGAAGCGGTTGCACGAATCACAGGCACCGTTTCATCACATTTGCTTCGAGGTTTGTCAAGAAGTGAATCCTGGTCTCTATTGAAGCAAATGGCGTGTAAAGAAGAAAGCTTGGAATCTAATGGTTCCCGCTTAAAAGCAATCGGGATGGAGATTGCAGACAAGTGTGGAGGGGTTCCTCTTGCCTTAAGGGCAATAGGAAGGGTATTATATAAAAAAGCAGAAGTGGAATGGGTTAAGGTGAAGGACAATGTACATAAATATATAGCTCGACCAGAGAGTGGTATTCTACCAATTTTGAAGTTGAGTTATGATCATCTTCCACCACATTTGAAACAATGTTTCGCTTATTGCTCTTTAATCCCCAAGGATACTAAGTTTGGGGTGAAAAGGCTGATCAGATATTGGATGGCCCAAGGGTTTATCCAACCAACAAGTGGAAATGATGATGATCTAGAAGATGTTGGTCATGAGTATTTCAAAGATTTGCTTTGGAGATATTTTTTTCAAgctgatgaagaagatgaagattcagGAAATGTAGAGTGCTTCATAATGCATGATCTAATGCATGACCTTGCATGCTCTGTTGCTGCAACTGAGTGTTGTGTTGCAATTTTGGAAGCAGAAAATGTAAATGAAAGAACTCGTCATGCTTCATTTGAAGACAGATTATATTTCTCTCATGGAATTCCAACCACCTTGCTCAAAGCAACTAGAGTAAGGTCATTTATTCAAATCAATAGTGGGCACATGGATCTATCATTTAATCAAAAAAAGGGTGGGCACATGGGTCTATCCACTTGCAGTGCACTCATTTCTAATTTCAAGTATCTACGGAATTTGGATTTGAGTTCCTTGGCTATTAAGAAGTTACCGCATTCCATTGGTGAATTGAAGCATTTAAGGGACCTTGATCTTTCTGGAAATCGTGACATTAGAAAATTACCTGGTTCTTTATGCAGGCTTCAAAATTTGCAGACGTTAGATCTTTTTGGGTGTTGGAGTCTTGAAAATTTACCAAGCAAAACAAGTAGATTAGTAAGCCTCATGCATCTAAATATTAGACAATGTACTAATTTGTGTTACATGCTGCGTGGGCTGGGGAAACTAACTTGTCTACAAACATTATGCAAGTTTGTTGTGGGGAAGAAGAAAGGTAGGGAAGTTTGCGGGTTAAGGGAATTGCAAGGGTTGAACAACCTCAAAGGAGAACTTGGTGTTTCATGTTTAGAAAATGCTGGTATCCCAGAGCTCAGATCTACTTACTTGAAAGATAAACTGAACTTGAAATCTTTAGAATTTAAGTGGAGCAGATGGAGCTGGACTAGGAGAGAAGATGAAATGGTTTTGGAATGCCTCCAACCACCCCCAAATCTGGAGATATTGAAGGTGGAAGGGTATGCAGGAACCAAACTTTCCAGCTGGTTATCATCCATGACCATGATGAATGTAACTCAACTAACGCTAAAAAATTGTACTAAATGCAAGCATTTACCACCATTGCATCGCCTCTCTTCCCTCAAACTTTTGAAGCTTTCAAGATTGGTAGCTTTGGAAAATGTTTCGGAGACTGAAATGCAAAAGGAGTTGTTTTCTGCAAAACCAACAACAATATTTTTTCCGTCCTTGGAAGAACTGTGGATAAGAGATTGCCCAAATCTTAAAGGATGGTGGAGACCAGGTGATGTTGGAGAAGCTTCAAACGCACAGCGGCCTTGCTTTCCTTGCCTTTCAGAATTACATATCTACATGTGTCCTAATCTAACTTCTATGCCATTGTTTCCTTCAATCGAAACGTTGTATTTGAAAGAAACCAGGTGGAAGCCATTGATCCAACCTACAATAAAGATGAAGAGTGCAACGTTAAAATTAGCACCATCTTCTTCTTGTTCAATTTTTACTCCTTTTTGCAAATTGGAAACTCTGTGGCTTAAAGACATGGAAGAGCTAGATTCTCTACCAGATGAGTTTCTGCAAAACCTAACTTCACTTTGGGATTTGAGGATTGAAAGATGTTTTAACTTGACTTCAATGCCAGAAGGGATGCATTGCCTCACCTCTttgaaacatttgaaaatttctACTTGTCCGCAGTTAAGGGAAAGATGCCGAAGGGATATTGGTGCGGATTGGCCTAATATTTCTCACATCAAAGGATTTCGATTGATTCCACATGGTTTAATCGGGTAA